Proteins encoded together in one Trueperaceae bacterium window:
- a CDS encoding C1 family peptidase: MRERAITPERVAALRREFAANPTNRLMQNAVTQTPLDDVALDRTVLVGIDRTVSHRLDDWAVTDQKKSGRCWLFAGLNLLRAGAMKKLGAKEFEFSQNYPMFFDKLERANYYLDAVLATKDRDADDRTVAFLHDNVMGDGGQWNMFVALVRKHGLVPKSAMPETESSSNTGRMNAGLRAVLHQAAKALREAPDAEVEERVRDEALAACYRVLAIHLGTPPTRFEWQWLDADKAFHRDGELTPQEFAQRYVTLDLAAYVCLVDDPRATSPRGRTFTVDFLGNVLGERVIYLNVEPGLMKRVAAEAIAGGEPVWFGCDVGQQMRRDLGVWDARLFDYAGVYGTPFTLDKAGRLDYHETQMTHAMLFTGVDLMGETPRRWRVENSWGDANGEKGFYTMTDSWFDEYVFEIAAHKSALPPELRAALDLEPIVLPAWDPMGALAR; the protein is encoded by the coding sequence ATGCGAGAACGCGCCATCACCCCGGAACGCGTCGCCGCGCTGCGTAGGGAGTTCGCGGCCAATCCCACCAACCGCCTCATGCAGAACGCCGTCACCCAGACCCCCCTCGACGACGTGGCCCTCGACCGCACCGTCCTGGTCGGCATCGACCGCACCGTCTCGCACCGCCTCGACGACTGGGCGGTAACGGACCAGAAGAAGAGCGGGCGCTGCTGGCTGTTCGCGGGCCTGAACCTGCTGCGGGCCGGGGCCATGAAGAAGCTGGGCGCGAAGGAGTTCGAGTTCTCGCAGAACTACCCCATGTTCTTCGACAAGCTCGAGCGCGCCAACTACTACCTGGACGCGGTCCTCGCCACGAAGGACCGCGACGCTGACGACCGCACCGTCGCGTTCCTGCACGACAACGTGATGGGTGACGGCGGCCAGTGGAACATGTTCGTGGCGCTCGTCAGGAAGCACGGCCTGGTGCCGAAGTCGGCCATGCCCGAGACGGAATCGTCGTCCAACACGGGCCGCATGAACGCGGGCCTGCGCGCCGTGCTGCACCAGGCCGCCAAGGCCCTGCGCGAGGCGCCCGACGCCGAGGTCGAGGAGCGCGTGCGGGACGAGGCGCTGGCCGCCTGCTACCGCGTCCTCGCCATCCACCTCGGCACGCCGCCCACGCGCTTCGAGTGGCAGTGGCTGGACGCCGACAAGGCCTTCCACCGCGACGGCGAGCTGACCCCTCAGGAGTTCGCGCAGCGCTACGTGACCCTGGACCTGGCCGCGTACGTGTGCCTCGTCGACGACCCGCGCGCCACGAGCCCCCGAGGGCGCACCTTCACCGTCGACTTCCTCGGCAACGTGCTCGGCGAGCGCGTCATCTACCTGAACGTCGAACCGGGCCTGATGAAGCGCGTCGCGGCGGAAGCGATAGCGGGCGGCGAGCCCGTGTGGTTCGGCTGCGACGTCGGGCAGCAGATGCGGCGCGACCTGGGGGTGTGGGACGCCAGGCTCTTCGACTACGCCGGCGTGTACGGCACCCCGTTCACGCTCGACAAGGCGGGCCGGCTCGACTACCACGAGACGCAGATGACCCACGCCATGCTCTTCACCGGCGTCGACCTCATGGGCGAGACCCCGCGCCGCTGGCGCGTGGAGAACAGCTGGGGCGACGCCAACGGCGAGAAGGGCTTCTACACCATGACCGACTCGTGGTTCGACGAGTACGTCTTCGAGATCGCGGCCCACAAGAGCGCCCTGCCGCCCGAGCTTCGGGCGGCCCTCGACCTGGAACCGATCGTGCTGCCGGCTTGGGACCCGATGGGGGCGTTGGCGCGCTGA